The Chryseobacterium indicum genome includes a window with the following:
- the aceB gene encoding malate synthase A: METKIQLKISGEQNFQEVFTTDLIDFLVELHQNFNPKRIKLLEDRKIRQKEFDEGILPKFLDETEEIRNGSWICAPLPEDLLDRRVEITGPVDRKMIINALNSGASTFMADFEDSNSPTWKNCIEGQLNLSDAVNRRIDFTTVQGKSYQLNEKTAVLLVRPRGLHLNEKHIEINEEQASASLIDFGIYFFRNAKQLLENGSGPYFYLPKLEHYQEARWWNEVFVFAQNYLEIPQGTIKATVLIETITASFQIDEILFELKDHSSGLNCGRWDYIFSFIKKFRNLPRFIVPDRDQVTMASPFMSAYSKRVIEICHKRNVHAIGGMAAQIPVKNDYEANSIAFGKVRSDKEREVKNGHDGTWVAHPALVSVAKDVFDKYMPAKNQIDKKFEYHITEKDLLEVPKGEITEKGVRKNINVGILYIESWLMGTGAAAIYNLMEDAATAEISRTQIWQWLKNDAVLNDDRTLTREMILQWEFEELERIEKYVGEERFRKGKFNLAKELFNELIFSEKFDEFLTLKAYPFI, encoded by the coding sequence ATGGAAACTAAAATTCAATTGAAAATCAGCGGTGAACAAAACTTCCAGGAAGTTTTCACTACAGATTTAATCGATTTTTTGGTTGAACTTCATCAGAATTTTAATCCGAAAAGAATAAAACTTTTAGAAGACAGAAAAATCAGACAAAAAGAATTTGATGAGGGAATTCTTCCGAAATTTTTAGATGAGACAGAAGAAATAAGAAACGGAAGCTGGATCTGCGCTCCGCTTCCGGAAGATTTACTGGATAGGAGAGTGGAAATTACAGGACCCGTAGACCGGAAAATGATTATTAACGCGTTAAATTCCGGAGCTTCCACTTTTATGGCTGATTTTGAGGACAGCAATTCTCCGACCTGGAAAAACTGCATAGAAGGTCAACTGAATCTTTCTGATGCTGTAAATCGAAGAATTGATTTTACGACTGTGCAGGGAAAATCTTATCAGCTAAATGAAAAAACGGCTGTTTTATTGGTTCGTCCCAGAGGTTTGCATCTAAACGAAAAACATATTGAGATTAATGAGGAACAGGCTTCGGCGTCATTAATCGATTTCGGAATTTATTTTTTCAGAAATGCTAAACAATTACTGGAAAACGGCAGCGGTCCGTATTTTTATCTCCCGAAATTAGAGCATTATCAGGAAGCAAGATGGTGGAACGAAGTGTTTGTTTTTGCACAGAATTACTTAGAAATTCCGCAGGGAACCATAAAAGCAACAGTTTTAATAGAAACAATTACGGCTTCTTTTCAGATTGATGAAATTTTATTTGAATTAAAAGATCACAGCTCCGGACTCAACTGTGGAAGATGGGATTATATTTTTTCTTTCATTAAAAAATTCAGAAACCTTCCCCGGTTTATTGTTCCCGACAGAGATCAGGTAACCATGGCTTCTCCTTTTATGAGTGCCTATTCAAAACGCGTTATTGAAATCTGCCACAAGAGAAATGTTCACGCGATAGGAGGAATGGCAGCACAGATTCCGGTTAAAAACGATTATGAAGCGAACAGCATTGCTTTCGGAAAAGTAAGAAGCGATAAAGAACGTGAAGTAAAAAACGGACACGACGGAACCTGGGTAGCGCATCCTGCTTTAGTTTCTGTGGCTAAAGATGTTTTTGATAAATATATGCCTGCTAAAAATCAGATCGATAAAAAATTTGAATACCATATCACCGAAAAAGATCTACTTGAAGTTCCGAAAGGTGAAATCACCGAAAAAGGTGTCCGAAAGAACATCAACGTCGGAATTCTTTACATAGAATCCTGGTTAATGGGAACGGGAGCAGCAGCCATTTATAATTTAATGGAAGATGCGGCAACCGCAGAAATCTCCAGAACCCAGATCTGGCAATGGCTGAAAAATGATGCGGTTTTAAATGACGACCGCACTTTAACCAGAGAAATGATCCTTCAGTGGGAATTTGAAGAACTGGAAAGAATTGAAAAGTATGTGGGTGAAGAACGTTTCCGTAAAGGGAAATTCAATCTTGCTAAAGAGCTTTTTAATGAATTGATTTTCAGTGAGAAATTTGATGAATTTTTAACTCTGAAAGCGTATCCTTTTATTTAA
- the aceA gene encoding isocitrate lyase, producing the protein MKTKQEQIQEIEKDWLENPRWKGVKRPYTAEDVLKLRGSYKLDYTIATEMSKKFWNLLNTQDFVAGLGALTGNQAVQEVDAGLQAIYLSGWQVAADANLSGEMYPDQSLYPANSVPSVVKKINNALLRADQIQSVNGGGEKEYLVPIIADAEAGFGGNLNAYELMKQMIEAGAAAVHFEDQLSSAKKCGHLGGKVLVPTQEAINKLISARLAADVLGVPSLIIARTDADAADLLTSDIDDRDKKFVTGERTSEGFYVVKNGVEQGIDRGLSYAPYADLIWMETSNPDLEQARRFAEGIHAKFPDKMLAYNCSPSFNWAARLSVEEMQNFREELAKLGYKFQFITLAGFHALNTAMFELALAYKEKGMAGYSELQEREFALQQKGFRAVKHQSFVGTGYFDEVQNIVTNGSSATVAMKDSTETAQFH; encoded by the coding sequence ATGAAAACAAAACAAGAACAAATTCAGGAGATCGAAAAAGACTGGCTGGAAAACCCACGCTGGAAAGGAGTAAAACGTCCTTACACAGCGGAAGATGTTTTAAAACTTCGCGGTTCTTACAAACTGGATTATACCATTGCAACGGAAATGTCTAAAAAATTCTGGAATTTACTCAACACTCAGGATTTCGTTGCAGGACTTGGCGCGTTAACCGGAAATCAGGCTGTTCAAGAAGTGGATGCAGGCTTGCAGGCAATTTATCTTTCCGGATGGCAGGTTGCAGCAGATGCCAATTTATCGGGTGAAATGTATCCGGATCAGTCATTATACCCCGCCAATTCAGTTCCTTCTGTAGTAAAGAAAATTAACAATGCTTTATTAAGAGCAGATCAGATCCAGTCTGTGAACGGAGGCGGAGAAAAGGAATATCTGGTTCCGATTATTGCCGATGCAGAAGCAGGTTTTGGAGGAAATTTAAACGCGTATGAACTGATGAAACAGATGATTGAAGCAGGAGCTGCGGCAGTGCATTTTGAAGACCAGCTTTCTTCTGCTAAAAAATGTGGTCATTTAGGCGGAAAAGTTCTAGTTCCTACGCAGGAAGCCATCAATAAATTAATTTCTGCACGTCTGGCGGCGGATGTTTTGGGAGTTCCAAGTTTAATTATTGCAAGAACAGATGCAGATGCAGCAGATTTGCTGACTTCTGATATTGACGACAGAGATAAAAAATTTGTAACAGGCGAAAGGACTTCCGAAGGTTTTTATGTCGTAAAAAACGGAGTAGAGCAGGGAATCGACAGAGGTTTATCTTATGCGCCATACGCTGATCTTATCTGGATGGAAACCTCTAATCCGGATCTGGAACAGGCAAGAAGATTTGCAGAAGGGATTCATGCGAAATTTCCTGATAAAATGTTGGCGTACAACTGTTCTCCATCCTTCAACTGGGCAGCAAGGCTTTCTGTGGAAGAAATGCAGAATTTCCGTGAAGAGCTGGCAAAATTAGGGTACAAATTCCAGTTTATTACTTTGGCAGGTTTCCACGCATTAAATACGGCGATGTTCGAGCTGGCTTTAGCTTATAAAGAAAAGGGAATGGCAGGATATTCTGAATTGCAGGAGCGTGAGTTTGCGTTGCAGCAAAAAGGTTTCAGAGCAGTAAAACATCAGTCGTTTGTAGGAACAGGCTATTTTGATGAGGTACAGAATATTGTTACCAACGGCTCTTCCGCAACGGTTGCCATGAAAGATTCTACCGAGACCGCACAATTTCACTAA
- a CDS encoding acyl-CoA thioesterase, which yields MSLIFEKQIQVTEQHIDGNNHVNNVQYVHWVEEIAAAHWDFVKHKTEYPKDIWMLLDHHIQYKKQVYLNDIITIKTYPKAPEGIRQPRKVEFYCNDHLVVDSATLWVLVDVETQKIKRLESDWLEKLK from the coding sequence ATGAGTTTGATTTTTGAAAAACAGATACAGGTTACAGAGCAGCATATTGATGGAAATAATCATGTAAATAACGTTCAGTATGTACATTGGGTGGAAGAAATTGCAGCAGCGCACTGGGATTTTGTAAAACATAAAACAGAATATCCGAAAGATATCTGGATGCTTCTGGATCATCATATTCAATACAAAAAGCAGGTCTATCTTAACGACATTATTACCATAAAAACCTATCCGAAAGCTCCTGAAGGAATTCGTCAGCCTCGAAAAGTGGAGTTTTACTGTAACGATCATTTGGTGGTGGATTCTGCCACATTGTGGGTTTTGGTAGACGTTGAAACGCAGAAAATCAAAAGACTGGAAAGTGACTGGCTGGAAAAGTTAAAATGA
- a CDS encoding TlpA family protein disulfide reductase, producing the protein MKTITLLLIFFSVIFNAQKRQFWIYPDLENKIGTHFPIENYKNSEGKNFNSNDLKGKISFINFWSTHCEPCLEELPYLNKLKELSGEKVNFIAITYDSKEKVNQFLTKKPFNFQHITDSGQELKSYFTLLRNPMTFMVDKNGNIQEITGTIEETKFDILQTIVKESF; encoded by the coding sequence ATGAAAACAATAACCTTATTATTAATCTTTTTCAGCGTAATCTTTAATGCTCAAAAGAGACAGTTTTGGATTTACCCCGATCTGGAAAATAAAATAGGAACCCATTTTCCGATTGAAAACTATAAAAATTCTGAAGGAAAAAATTTCAATTCTAATGATTTAAAGGGAAAAATCTCTTTTATTAATTTCTGGTCAACTCACTGCGAACCCTGTCTTGAAGAGCTTCCCTATCTTAATAAACTGAAAGAACTTTCAGGAGAAAAAGTCAATTTTATAGCCATTACGTATGACAGTAAAGAAAAAGTTAATCAATTTTTAACCAAAAAACCTTTCAATTTTCAGCACATTACAGATTCCGGACAGGAGCTGAAATCCTACTTTACACTGCTGAGAAATCCAATGACTTTTATGGTTGACAAAAACGGAAATATTCAGGAAATCACTGGAACCATCGAAGAAACAAAATTTGACATCCTGCAAACAATTGTAAAGGAATCATTTTAA
- a CDS encoding 6-pyruvoyl trahydropterin synthase family protein has protein sequence MIRITKIFTFETAHVLYNYDGKCKNMHGHSYKLFVTVKGKPVNDLENPKNGMVVDFGDIKSIVKSEIVDVWDHAVLINGLSPHRELGEDLEEKGHKVIYCTFQPTCENMLYAIAAKIKSKLPEGISLAYLKLHETENSYGEWFAEDNQ, from the coding sequence ATGATACGTATTACAAAAATTTTTACATTCGAAACCGCTCACGTTTTATACAATTACGACGGGAAATGTAAAAATATGCACGGACATTCCTACAAGCTGTTTGTAACAGTGAAAGGAAAGCCTGTTAATGATTTGGAAAACCCTAAGAATGGGATGGTGGTGGATTTTGGTGATATTAAAAGTATCGTAAAGTCTGAAATTGTAGATGTTTGGGATCATGCCGTTCTCATCAATGGACTTTCGCCGCACAGAGAACTCGGGGAAGATCTTGAGGAAAAAGGGCATAAAGTGATCTACTGTACATTTCAGCCGACCTGCGAGAATATGTTGTATGCCATCGCAGCAAAAATAAAATCGAAACTTCCGGAAGGAATTTCTTTGGCTTATCTTAAACTTCATGAAACCGAAAACTCTTACGGAGAATGGTTTGCGGAAGATAATCAGTAA
- a CDS encoding UDP-2,3-diacylglucosamine diphosphatase has product MLKTTINLEPGKKVYFASDQHFGAPNPKESKLREERFIRWMDEIKHDAQVLFLMGDLFDFWHEWKHVIPKGYVRVLGKIAELKDRGIHIYFFVGNHDLWMKDYLEEEIGCTVFYKKQYFEMGGKQFLLAHGDGLGPGDKGYKRMKKVFTNPVAQWFFKWLHPDIAMKIALYMSQKNKMISGDEDKEFLGEDKEFLIIYSKEKLKTQPIDYFIYGHRHLPMILDLEGKAKYINLGDWISYFTYGVFEHDFELKTFGDSTKKITPKAEVISE; this is encoded by the coding sequence GTGTTAAAAACGACCATTAATTTAGAACCCGGTAAAAAAGTATATTTTGCTTCAGACCAGCATTTTGGCGCACCGAATCCAAAGGAAAGTAAACTGCGCGAAGAGCGTTTTATCCGTTGGATGGACGAAATAAAGCATGATGCACAGGTTCTTTTTTTAATGGGAGATCTGTTTGATTTCTGGCACGAGTGGAAACACGTAATTCCGAAGGGATATGTTCGGGTTTTGGGAAAAATTGCCGAACTGAAAGACCGCGGAATCCATATTTACTTCTTTGTGGGAAACCATGACCTTTGGATGAAAGATTATCTTGAAGAAGAAATCGGATGCACGGTTTTCTATAAAAAGCAGTATTTTGAGATGGGCGGAAAACAGTTTTTGCTGGCTCATGGCGACGGTTTGGGACCGGGAGACAAAGGATATAAGAGAATGAAAAAAGTCTTTACCAATCCTGTTGCGCAATGGTTTTTTAAATGGCTGCATCCCGATATTGCGATGAAAATAGCATTGTACATGTCTCAGAAAAATAAAATGATTTCGGGAGATGAGGATAAAGAATTTCTGGGAGAGGATAAAGAATTTCTGATCATTTATTCTAAAGAAAAGCTTAAAACTCAGCCAATCGATTATTTTATTTACGGACACCGTCATCTTCCGATGATTCTGGATCTTGAAGGAAAAGCAAAATACATCAATCTGGGAGACTGGATCTCTTATTTTACGTATGGTGTTTTCGAGCATGATTTTGAACTGAAAACTTTTGGAGACAGCACAAAAAAAATTACCCCAAAAGCTGAGGTAATTTCCGAATGA
- a CDS encoding acyl transferase has translation MKNIFGIQTEQDFLAASLETFRYQYENIEVYRRFVDYLNIKPDHVDELTKIPFLPIEMFKNHRVLDKNVTADLFFQSSGTTQMNLSKHFIANTQLYEESIYKSFEQFIGKPEDFIFLGLLPSYLERQNSSLIYMVDYLMKKSGKPENGYFLYNHEDLFTLLNELQNKKVILFGVSFALLDFLDFCDSNSKTLQFSDSLTVIETGGMKGRKEEMTKDELLKILQEGFKTDKIYSEYSMTELLSQAYSLGNNEYQCPNWMRIMIRNAEDPFNYEKEERTGAINIIDLANVHSCAFIATQDLGKIVGDKFQVLGRIDHSDIRGCSLLVS, from the coding sequence GTGAAAAATATATTCGGCATACAGACAGAGCAGGATTTTTTGGCTGCATCACTGGAAACCTTCCGTTATCAGTATGAAAATATTGAAGTTTACAGACGTTTTGTAGATTATCTCAACATCAAGCCTGATCATGTTGATGAACTGACAAAAATTCCTTTTCTGCCCATTGAAATGTTTAAAAACCATCGGGTTTTGGATAAAAATGTAACTGCGGATCTTTTTTTTCAAAGTTCCGGAACCACACAGATGAATTTATCAAAACATTTCATTGCCAATACTCAACTGTACGAAGAAAGCATCTATAAAAGCTTTGAACAGTTTATCGGAAAACCGGAAGACTTCATTTTCCTCGGACTTTTGCCAAGTTATCTGGAGAGACAAAACTCTTCGTTGATTTATATGGTAGATTATCTGATGAAAAAATCCGGAAAACCGGAAAACGGATATTTCCTGTACAATCATGAAGATTTATTTACCCTTTTGAACGAACTACAAAACAAGAAAGTTATTCTGTTCGGCGTTTCTTTTGCCCTGCTGGATTTTTTAGATTTCTGCGACAGCAACTCAAAAACGCTTCAATTCTCCGACTCATTAACGGTAATTGAAACCGGAGGAATGAAAGGCAGAAAAGAGGAAATGACCAAAGACGAACTGTTGAAGATTTTGCAGGAAGGTTTTAAAACCGATAAAATTTATTCAGAATATTCGATGACGGAGCTTCTTTCACAGGCATATTCTTTAGGAAATAATGAATATCAATGTCCGAACTGGATGCGCATCATGATCAGAAATGCAGAAGATCCCTTTAATTATGAAAAAGAGGAAAGAACGGGAGCGATTAATATCATCGACTTGGCAAATGTACATTCCTGTGCATTCATCGCAACACAAGATTTAGGAAAAATTGTCGGAGATAAATTTCAGGTTTTAGGCAGAATCGATCATTCAGATATTCGCGGATGCAGTTTGCTTGTAAGTTGA
- the aqpZ gene encoding aquaporin Z: MKKLFAEFFGTFWLVFGGCGSAIFASQIAAASNGQLGILLLGVSLAFGLTVLTMAYAVGHISGGHFNPAVSVGLLAGGRFSAKDLVPYVVAQCLGAIGAAGALYVILSGSGTPDFSGPGAFATNFYGEAVYFGKSYSMSAAFLTEFLLTAFFLIIILGATDKFANGKFAGIAIGLGLTLIHLISIPITNTSVNPARSLSQAVFVGGNAMSQLWLFWVAPILGGITGGLIYRFLLQRNGMEELDS; encoded by the coding sequence ATAAAAAAACTTTTTGCTGAATTTTTCGGCACATTCTGGCTTGTTTTCGGAGGTTGCGGAAGTGCAATCTTCGCCTCACAGATTGCTGCTGCATCTAATGGACAATTAGGGATTCTTCTGCTAGGAGTGTCTTTGGCTTTCGGGCTTACTGTTCTTACAATGGCTTATGCAGTAGGGCATATTTCCGGAGGACATTTCAATCCTGCTGTTTCCGTAGGACTTCTTGCAGGTGGAAGATTCTCTGCCAAAGATCTTGTTCCGTATGTTGTGGCACAATGTTTAGGAGCAATTGGAGCTGCAGGCGCTTTGTACGTTATTCTGAGCGGTTCCGGAACTCCGGACTTTTCGGGACCGGGAGCTTTTGCCACCAATTTTTACGGTGAAGCGGTATATTTTGGAAAAAGCTATTCCATGAGTGCTGCATTTTTAACAGAATTTTTACTGACGGCTTTTTTCCTGATCATTATTCTGGGTGCTACAGATAAGTTTGCCAACGGAAAATTTGCAGGTATTGCCATTGGTTTAGGATTAACGTTAATCCATTTAATTTCTATCCCGATTACGAATACTTCCGTGAATCCTGCAAGATCACTTTCTCAGGCGGTTTTCGTAGGCGGAAATGCCATGTCTCAGCTTTGGCTGTTCTGGGTTGCTCCGATTTTAGGAGGAATTACAGGAGGATTAATTTACAGATTCCTGCTGCAGCGAAACGGCATGGAAGAATTAGATAGTTAA
- a CDS encoding DUF5715 family protein: MKKFLCVIFASLLHGIFSSQAAQKTLPCYDLTEVLRVEPTFLYKPHLDASKSFRVKLLKDSKTIQDYISKGKFHKIKKSGTGYRVQKLDYSRAYMVSKGKLTLEKMGARFSKETKGNVFTVSSITRTLEDQCRLRRVNSNAALGISSHNYGNSFDISYVRFNGVLKYNPKMEAALEKVLKYYYDLGKIYYIKEKQQSCYHITVKNY, from the coding sequence ATGAAAAAGTTTTTGTGTGTGATCTTTGCTTCCCTTCTTCATGGCATATTTTCTTCACAGGCGGCTCAAAAAACATTACCATGCTATGATCTTACAGAAGTTTTAAGAGTAGAACCCACTTTTCTTTATAAGCCGCATCTGGATGCCTCAAAAAGTTTTAGGGTAAAGCTTCTAAAGGATTCAAAGACCATTCAGGATTATATCAGCAAAGGAAAATTTCATAAAATAAAAAAATCAGGAACCGGATATCGGGTTCAGAAACTGGATTACAGCAGAGCTTACATGGTTTCTAAAGGCAAACTTACACTGGAAAAAATGGGTGCCCGTTTCAGTAAAGAAACCAAAGGAAATGTTTTTACGGTTTCTTCTATCACCAGAACACTGGAAGACCAATGCAGACTGAGGAGGGTGAATTCCAATGCCGCACTTGGAATCAGTTCCCATAATTACGGAAATTCGTTTGATATCTCTTATGTTCGCTTTAATGGTGTTCTGAAGTATAATCCGAAAATGGAAGCTGCTTTGGAAAAAGTTCTGAAATATTATTATGATCTGGGTAAAATCTACTATATCAAGGAAAAACAGCAAAGTTGTTACCATATTACGGTGAAGAATTATTAA
- a CDS encoding sensor histidine kinase yields the protein MTFILLAYRSFIQRIIKEQNAQHEAEVRHQKNLALENIKAQESERKRIAVMIHDDIGNRLNILSLWLNNLDTKGDELIKKNITTQMSSLIDSARSISHSLYPVNLESVGLVLYIEELIANLAGRINISLNVSPKFQKKEIFIEVQLYRIIQEFTTNVLKHSEASRVWIYIKDNKTNLAVIISDNGQSFEYDEVKKGMGIKNIESRIKSMNAAHKWKNTLGKGSRLIIKIPYNELPGQNSVN from the coding sequence ATGACTTTTATTCTGCTTGCGTACCGGAGTTTTATCCAGAGAATTATTAAAGAACAGAATGCGCAGCATGAAGCGGAAGTCCGGCATCAGAAAAATCTGGCACTGGAAAACATAAAGGCGCAGGAATCTGAGCGAAAAAGAATTGCGGTAATGATTCATGACGATATCGGAAACCGTCTGAATATTCTTTCTTTATGGCTGAATAATTTAGACACCAAAGGAGATGAGCTGATAAAAAAAAATATCACCACTCAAATGTCTTCTCTGATAGATTCTGCAAGAAGCATCTCTCATTCATTATATCCCGTAAATCTGGAATCTGTAGGTCTGGTTCTGTATATTGAAGAACTGATAGCCAATTTAGCAGGAAGGATAAACATTTCACTGAACGTAAGTCCGAAATTTCAGAAAAAAGAAATTTTTATAGAAGTTCAGCTGTACAGGATTATTCAGGAGTTTACCACCAATGTTCTCAAACATTCGGAAGCATCCAGAGTCTGGATCTATATTAAAGACAATAAAACAAATCTTGCGGTTATCATTTCGGATAACGGACAAAGTTTTGAATATGATGAGGTGAAAAAAGGGATGGGTATCAAAAATATCGAATCCAGAATAAAATCTATGAACGCGGCGCACAAATGGAAAAATACCTTAGGTAAAGGCAGCCGGTTAATTATAAAAATTCCATACAATGAACTCCCAGGTCAAAATAGCGTTAATTGA
- a CDS encoding response regulator transcription factor, with translation MNSQVKIALIDDEQLILEGVKMLLSSEPNISVGSTSTNGSDFLETLEKTSEEDFPDIALVDVQMQPMNGFELVEILKEKYPHLKIIILSSHYKTTILGYMVKLGVSAFLPKNSNRNAFIEAITMVYKNGIFFTPEDHQMIFSYMNSPTKKRTLFEMDDELSDREKDVVRLICQECTNNEIAEKLYISPRTVESHRQRIVEKIGAKNTVGIVIYAIINNIHPLERI, from the coding sequence ATGAACTCCCAGGTCAAAATAGCGTTAATTGATGATGAACAGCTGATTCTCGAAGGCGTAAAAATGTTATTGTCTTCAGAACCCAATATTTCAGTAGGATCTACTTCTACCAATGGATCGGATTTTCTGGAAACTTTAGAGAAAACCTCCGAAGAAGATTTCCCCGATATTGCATTGGTTGATGTACAGATGCAGCCAATGAATGGGTTTGAGCTGGTTGAGATTTTAAAAGAAAAATATCCCCATCTTAAAATCATCATTCTTTCTTCCCATTACAAAACAACCATTCTGGGATATATGGTGAAGCTTGGTGTTTCAGCATTTCTGCCGAAAAACTCCAATAGGAATGCTTTTATCGAAGCCATTACAATGGTGTACAAAAACGGAATTTTCTTCACTCCGGAAGATCATCAGATGATTTTTTCTTACATGAACAGTCCTACCAAAAAAAGAACGCTCTTTGAAATGGATGACGAACTTTCGGACCGCGAAAAAGATGTGGTGAGGCTGATCTGTCAGGAATGCACCAACAATGAAATTGCAGAAAAACTATATATCAGTCCAAGAACTGTCGAAAGCCACAGGCAGAGAATTGTAGAGAAAATCGGCGCTAAAAATACAGTGGGAATTGTAATTTATGCCATTATCAACAATATTCATCCCCTGGAAAGAATCTGA
- a CDS encoding T6SS phospholipase effector Tle1-like catalytic domain-containing protein, with protein MENNIISVGIFFDGTGNNGMNATSHEKPLKNNESYYGNITNIYKLFKLFNGDEKKYVEGIGTVTGNEDSDFAMATCKNPAGYHGYSSDDKLEDALLFIKNTVNEKDKEYHLYVYGFSRGAMLARNFCNEVMHHTSEFSGKKVKIKFLGIFDTVESAAFSDYDVAVLPETEKVLHICAVNECRYFFPLTGIFEESKERTDKKWDNGGSVWKEIFVPGAHADVGGGYLEGSQSVYVSPNFIKNTELYYYVENIRGTALDSEKKKIWSHILQDYKIDKGEVFSQAYVARNLVYSELSKVYGKLMLMETNSQESVFDTDFDEDTFAVHSEEHSYLSELSEALGNYVKNLSPDLKPDYNYEKLADYIHISANFGLYHPALMMDSQSETHTEIINNGLNVPSNSDDQFNKNQSRLQSEIHHIEDSVVDYAYGTNIPNNDNWSRTILIKENFYNKC; from the coding sequence ATGGAAAACAACATCATCTCTGTCGGAATTTTCTTCGATGGAACAGGAAATAACGGGATGAATGCTACTTCTCATGAAAAACCACTTAAAAATAACGAAAGCTATTACGGTAATATTACCAATATCTATAAATTATTTAAGCTGTTTAATGGCGATGAGAAAAAATATGTAGAAGGAATCGGAACTGTTACAGGAAATGAAGACAGTGATTTTGCGATGGCTACGTGTAAAAATCCTGCGGGATACCACGGATATTCTTCTGATGATAAACTGGAAGACGCTTTATTATTTATTAAAAATACAGTTAACGAAAAGGATAAAGAATATCATTTGTACGTCTATGGTTTTAGCAGAGGCGCCATGCTGGCAAGGAATTTTTGCAATGAAGTAATGCATCATACTTCCGAATTTTCAGGAAAAAAAGTTAAAATTAAATTTCTTGGGATTTTTGATACCGTAGAATCTGCCGCTTTCAGCGATTATGATGTGGCAGTTTTGCCCGAAACGGAAAAAGTTCTTCATATCTGTGCAGTGAACGAATGCCGTTACTTTTTTCCTTTAACAGGCATTTTCGAAGAATCAAAGGAAAGAACAGATAAAAAATGGGATAATGGAGGCTCTGTCTGGAAAGAAATTTTTGTTCCGGGTGCGCATGCAGATGTTGGAGGAGGATATTTAGAAGGCTCTCAATCGGTGTATGTTTCCCCGAATTTTATTAAAAATACAGAGTTGTATTATTATGTGGAAAATATCAGAGGAACGGCTTTAGATTCAGAAAAAAAGAAAATATGGAGCCATATTTTGCAGGATTATAAAATTGATAAGGGCGAAGTTTTTTCTCAGGCATACGTTGCAAGAAATCTTGTATACAGTGAGCTTTCAAAAGTGTATGGAAAACTGATGCTTATGGAAACAAATTCTCAGGAATCTGTATTTGATACGGATTTTGACGAGGACACATTTGCTGTTCATTCTGAAGAACATTCTTATCTGTCAGAACTTTCGGAGGCTTTGGGAAATTATGTTAAAAACCTTTCACCGGATCTTAAACCAGATTACAATTACGAAAAACTGGCAGATTATATCCATATTTCGGCTAATTTCGGCTTATATCATCCTGCTTTGATGATGGATTCCCAATCGGAAACCCATACGGAAATCATCAATAACGGACTGAATGTTCCGAGTAATTCGGATGATCAGTTCAATAAAAACCAATCCAGATTACAGTCGGAAATACATCATATTGAGGATTCTGTGGTTGATTATGCCTACGGAACCAATATTCCGAATAATGATAATTGGAGCCGTACGATATTGATTAAAGAAAATTTTTATAATAAATGTTAG